The Bacteroidetes bacterium SB0662_bin_6 genome has a segment encoding these proteins:
- a CDS encoding UMP kinase, with amino-acid sequence MASDTHRSAYKRILLKLSGEALLGARSYGIDPDVLAGYAREIETIVERGMEVAVVIGGGNIFRGVRTTHAGMTRAHADYMGMLATMINAMALQDALEQAGLQTRLQSSIKMEEIAEPFIRRRAIRHLEKGRVVIFGAGTGNPYFTTDTAAALRALEIEADALLKGTRVAGIFSADPEAEPDAKMYDEISGDEVIRRNLRVMDITAFTLCRESKLPILVFNVNEPGNLQSIVSGKRIGTVVHWNENPPVAP; translated from the coding sequence GCGATACGCATCGGAGCGCATACAAGCGTATCCTGCTCAAACTGAGCGGGGAAGCGTTGCTGGGCGCCCGGTCGTACGGCATTGATCCCGATGTGCTTGCCGGATACGCCCGGGAAATCGAAACCATTGTGGAGCGCGGAATGGAGGTGGCCGTCGTAATCGGCGGCGGCAACATTTTTCGCGGCGTTCGAACGACCCATGCCGGGATGACCCGTGCACATGCGGATTACATGGGCATGCTCGCCACAATGATTAATGCCATGGCCCTGCAAGACGCGCTGGAGCAGGCGGGTCTGCAGACACGGTTGCAATCCAGTATAAAGATGGAGGAAATCGCCGAGCCGTTCATCCGCCGGCGGGCTATCCGCCATCTGGAAAAAGGACGGGTGGTCATCTTCGGCGCCGGCACCGGGAATCCATACTTCACGACCGACACGGCTGCTGCACTTCGGGCTCTCGAAATCGAAGCCGATGCTCTCTTGAAAGGTACGCGGGTCGCCGGCATTTTTTCGGCGGATCCCGAAGCCGAACCGGATGCGAAAATGTACGATGAAATTTCCGGGGACGAGGTCATTCGCAGAAATCTCCGCGTTATGGATATTACGGCCTTTACCCTCTGCCGCGAATCGAAACTGCCGATCCTCGTGTTCAATGTGAATGAGCCGGGCAATCTGCAGAGTATCGTCTCCGGCAAACGCATCGGCACTGTTGTCCACTGGAACGAAAACCCGCCGGTGGCGCCCTGA
- a CDS encoding ribosome recycling factor yields MINEHLKALLQEAEEHMEKSLEWLRGELHVIRAGRATPAMIDNLRVDYYGAQTPLNQIASIGAPQPDLLTVQPWDRGALEAIEKSIIASNTGLNPSNDGTMIRIPVPPLSEERRRDLVKTAKSRGEDAKIGIRNIRRDIKDKMRKMGEAEHIPEDMLFEGGDQLQEVTDRLTGLVDSLTARKEEEIMEV; encoded by the coding sequence ATGATCAATGAGCATCTCAAAGCGCTCCTCCAGGAGGCCGAAGAACACATGGAGAAAAGCCTCGAATGGTTGCGGGGCGAACTACATGTCATCCGGGCGGGGCGGGCCACACCGGCCATGATCGACAACCTGCGGGTGGATTACTATGGCGCCCAGACTCCGCTCAACCAGATTGCGAGCATCGGCGCCCCGCAGCCCGACTTGCTCACCGTACAACCATGGGATCGGGGCGCGCTCGAAGCAATCGAAAAAAGCATTATAGCATCGAACACGGGTCTCAATCCGTCGAACGATGGGACCATGATTCGCATCCCGGTACCCCCGCTTTCGGAGGAGCGGCGGCGGGACCTTGTCAAAACGGCAAAAAGCCGGGGAGAAGACGCAAAAATCGGCATTCGCAACATTCGCCGTGACATCAAGGACAAAATGCGCAAGATGGGCGAGGCAGAGCATATTCCGGAAGACATGCTGTTTGAAGGAGGCGACCAACTGCAGGAAGTCACGGACCGTTTGACAGGCCTTGTCGACTCGCTTACCGCCCGCAAGGAGGAGGAAATCATGGAGGTATAA
- a CDS encoding YicC family protein has protein sequence MIHSMTGFGLGEAEVNGTSSTVELRSVNNRFCEVSVRLPRSLNEYESEVQARIKKNFARGRITARIQVETGQDQLASLRINPEGVRHCMELLNELRETAGLTEPVRLKHLLRYSDIFQTTEVSPEETLQGWNASEQALDKAIANLQAMRRLEGDALLKDMEQRLQAIDLLLEQAETLAPKRVEGARERLRQRVADVLEDNRIDPHRLELEIAILADRLDVTEECVRLKSHLNLFRKCLASEHAEGRKLNFIAQEIHREVNTLGSKSGDTEISYLAVAMKDELEKIREQAQNVE, from the coding sequence ATGATACACAGCATGACCGGTTTTGGTCTTGGGGAAGCGGAGGTAAACGGCACGTCGTCGACCGTCGAACTTCGCTCGGTCAACAATCGCTTCTGTGAAGTATCCGTGCGCCTGCCGCGCAGCCTGAACGAATACGAATCGGAGGTCCAGGCCCGCATAAAAAAGAACTTTGCGCGGGGTCGGATCACCGCCCGAATTCAGGTGGAGACGGGACAAGACCAGCTTGCTTCCCTCAGGATAAACCCCGAGGGGGTAAGGCATTGCATGGAACTGCTGAATGAACTGCGTGAAACGGCCGGGCTCACCGAACCGGTGCGGCTCAAGCATCTTTTGAGATATTCCGATATTTTTCAGACGACGGAGGTTTCTCCCGAAGAAACGCTCCAAGGTTGGAACGCCTCGGAACAAGCGCTCGACAAGGCTATAGCCAACCTGCAAGCCATGCGGCGCCTCGAAGGAGACGCCCTCCTGAAAGACATGGAACAACGGCTACAAGCTATCGACCTGCTGCTGGAGCAGGCTGAAACCCTCGCGCCGAAGCGGGTCGAGGGTGCACGGGAGCGGCTGCGCCAGCGGGTGGCTGATGTACTCGAAGACAACCGTATCGACCCTCACCGTCTGGAACTGGAGATTGCGATCCTGGCCGATCGTCTGGACGTCACCGAGGAGTGCGTACGCCTGAAATCTCACTTGAATCTTTTCCGCAAGTGCCTCGCAAGTGAGCATGCGGAAGGCCGGAAGCTTAATTTCATTGCACAGGAAATACATCGTGAAGTGAATACGCTCGGGTCCAAATCCGGAGACACGGAGATTTCCTACCTTGCAGTAGCCATGAAAGACGAACTGGAAAAAATTCGCGAGCAAGCACAGAACGTGGAATGA
- a CDS encoding guanylate kinase — MKPPDHNPRIVVLTAPSGSGKTTIANRIMAAIPAFRFSVSATTRPRRPDEKDGKDYHFLSHQEFQARIHSGEMLEHEEVYPGRLYGTLRSELEGASTENPVLLDIDIDGAFKIKNIFGNDALIVFIRPPSLRELGRRLRERATENEETIRVRLDRARRELDAARKADKVIENDDVERAVKETLRVVRRFIRG; from the coding sequence ATGAAACCCCCCGACCACAACCCGCGCATTGTGGTGCTCACGGCCCCCAGCGGTTCCGGCAAAACGACCATAGCCAACCGGATCATGGCCGCCATACCGGCTTTTCGCTTTTCGGTATCGGCCACCACGCGACCCCGGCGTCCTGACGAAAAGGATGGTAAAGACTATCACTTCCTTTCACACCAGGAATTCCAGGCGCGTATCCACTCCGGCGAGATGCTCGAACATGAAGAAGTGTATCCGGGACGTTTGTACGGTACGCTGCGGTCCGAACTGGAAGGCGCCAGCACTGAAAACCCGGTCCTGCTCGATATCGACATTGACGGCGCCTTCAAAATAAAGAACATTTTCGGCAACGATGCACTTATCGTTTTTATTCGGCCCCCATCCTTGAGGGAGCTCGGGCGGCGCCTCCGGGAACGCGCCACGGAAAACGAGGAAACCATTCGAGTCCGGCTTGACCGGGCGCGCCGGGAACTCGATGCGGCCAGAAAAGCGGACAAGGTTATCGAAAACGACGATGTCGAGCGGGCTGTCAAGGAAACCTTGCGTGTGGTCCGCCGGTTTATCAGAGGTTGA
- a CDS encoding DNA-directed RNA polymerase subunit omega produces the protein MGMKTIDIENLTAQNSNVYETVVVLSKRARQIAARQKAELDEKLAYYEGFTSEMDNLRMQEEQARVSLEYEKRPKPSEIAIGELEENEIYFRNPDKEDLSGALPG, from the coding sequence ATGGGAATGAAGACTATAGACATCGAAAACCTCACGGCACAGAACAGCAATGTGTACGAAACCGTCGTGGTGCTTTCGAAACGTGCACGTCAAATAGCCGCGCGACAGAAGGCTGAACTTGACGAAAAACTGGCGTATTACGAGGGTTTTACATCCGAGATGGACAATCTCCGGATGCAGGAGGAACAGGCTCGTGTATCGCTGGAATACGAGAAACGTCCCAAGCCCTCCGAGATCGCTATCGGCGAGCTTGAGGAAAACGAAATTTACTTCCGGAATCCCGACAAAGAAGACTTGTCCGGAGCACTTCCCGGCTGA
- the coaBC gene encoding bifunctional phosphopantothenoylcysteine decarboxylase/phosphopantothenate--cysteine ligase CoaBC codes for MTASKPYAELHGRHILLGVTGGIAAYKSVELVRLLKKAGADVQVLMTPDASRFITPLTLGTVSGHPVLTDIFPEAEDGSWTRHISLSHWADVFVIAPATAQTLAKMAGGFCDNILTATALAARCPLLVCPAMDEDMLVHPATQRNMETLRACGHVLMPPTYGPLASGLVGQGRLPEPEEIMQRILKMIAADKEGGDAASRDLENIRVLVTAGPTREHVDPVRFLSNPSSGKMGFALAEAAARRGAAVTLICGPAHLETPLHVERINVESAEEMHDAVMAHREADIVIMAAAVADYAPMERATKKIKKGSGNMVLHLRRTPDILYALQQRRAEGQLLVGFAMETSEGLENARKKLQEKNMDWIVLNMLTAGSGFETETNRITLLNRNGHEEALPMMSKREAAEIILDRITLTSDRPAA; via the coding sequence ATGACGGCCAGCAAGCCATATGCCGAATTGCACGGGCGGCATATCCTGCTCGGCGTTACAGGTGGCATTGCTGCATATAAGTCCGTCGAACTCGTGCGCCTGTTGAAGAAGGCGGGTGCAGATGTTCAGGTCCTGATGACGCCGGACGCGTCCCGTTTCATTACCCCGTTGACCCTGGGCACGGTATCGGGACACCCCGTTCTTACGGACATCTTCCCGGAGGCGGAAGATGGATCATGGACCCGGCACATTTCCCTCAGCCACTGGGCGGATGTCTTTGTCATTGCCCCGGCGACCGCGCAGACGCTGGCCAAAATGGCGGGGGGGTTCTGCGACAATATTCTTACGGCCACAGCGCTTGCCGCTCGGTGTCCGCTTCTCGTCTGCCCTGCCATGGACGAGGACATGCTGGTCCATCCGGCCACGCAGCGTAACATGGAGACTCTCCGTGCCTGCGGACATGTCCTGATGCCCCCAACCTACGGCCCTCTTGCAAGCGGGCTGGTAGGTCAGGGCCGCTTGCCGGAGCCGGAAGAGATTATGCAGCGCATCCTCAAAATGATCGCTGCAGACAAGGAAGGCGGCGATGCTGCCTCTCGTGATCTCGAAAACATACGGGTGCTCGTAACGGCGGGGCCTACCCGGGAGCATGTAGACCCGGTACGCTTTCTCAGCAATCCCTCCTCCGGCAAGATGGGTTTTGCTCTCGCGGAAGCGGCCGCCCGGCGCGGTGCGGCGGTAACGCTCATTTGCGGCCCGGCACATCTCGAAACCCCCCTGCATGTGGAGCGAATCAATGTGGAAAGCGCCGAGGAAATGCACGACGCCGTCATGGCGCATCGCGAAGCGGATATTGTGATCATGGCCGCCGCCGTCGCGGATTACGCCCCCATGGAACGCGCCACGAAAAAAATCAAAAAGGGAAGCGGAAATATGGTGTTGCACTTGCGACGCACACCGGATATTCTTTATGCATTGCAACAACGCCGGGCCGAGGGACAGCTCCTTGTGGGTTTCGCCATGGAAACCAGTGAGGGACTGGAAAACGCGCGCAAAAAGCTCCAGGAAAAAAACATGGACTGGATTGTGCTCAACATGCTTACTGCCGGATCAGGATTCGAAACGGAAACCAATCGGATCACATTGCTGAATCGTAATGGGCACGAGGAGGCGCTTCCCATGATGAGCAAACGGGAGGCCGCGGAAATCATTCTGGATCGCATTACTTTAACATCGGATCGGCCTGCAGCGTAA